In the Rhodospirillaceae bacterium genome, one interval contains:
- a CDS encoding glycosyl transferase, which produces MTSSSDTKTSSSRWPFIDIAVLLPCYNEETTIASVIESFQTKLPEANIYVYDNDSTDKTAMNAELAGAVVRHEEKRGKGNVVRRMFVDIEADIYILSDGDMTYDISDIEVFIEKMLQESTDVLVGERHSEKGDSFPLYHVFGNKFFNKAASLLFGSTFQDIFSGFRVLSRRFVKSFPAVSRGFEIELELAVHATNLRIPVSEIPVIYHPRPVGSHSKLSTIPDGLRILRTLILLFVEIRPFLFFSIWATIFSLVSIVLGYPLVINFWETGLVPRLPTAILATGMMLIGFMALSCALILDNVSKGRHESKRLWYLSYGPVTSSDLRKKDNNAV; this is translated from the coding sequence ATGACTAGTTCATCTGACACAAAAACATCAAGCTCGCGGTGGCCATTCATTGATATTGCCGTTTTGTTGCCTTGTTATAATGAGGAAACAACAATCGCCTCGGTGATTGAATCTTTTCAAACTAAATTACCTGAGGCCAATATATACGTTTATGACAACGACTCCACAGACAAAACAGCTATGAATGCTGAATTAGCAGGGGCAGTAGTGCGCCACGAAGAAAAGCGTGGAAAAGGCAACGTAGTACGCCGAATGTTCGTAGACATTGAAGCAGATATTTACATCCTTTCTGATGGCGATATGACTTATGATATTTCAGACATAGAGGTCTTCATAGAAAAGATGTTACAGGAAAGCACCGATGTCCTTGTTGGCGAGCGACATTCGGAAAAGGGTGACTCTTTTCCGCTTTACCACGTTTTTGGAAACAAGTTCTTTAACAAAGCGGCCAGCCTATTATTTGGGAGCACCTTCCAGGATATATTTTCAGGGTTTAGAGTGTTATCACGCCGATTTGTTAAATCATTCCCGGCTGTTTCGCGGGGTTTTGAAATTGAGTTAGAGTTGGCAGTGCATGCCACTAACTTGCGAATTCCCGTATCTGAAATCCCAGTGATATACCATCCGCGTCCAGTTGGCTCTCATAGTAAATTGTCCACCATACCGGATGGCCTTCGTATTTTACGCACGCTCATTTTATTATTCGTGGAAATCAGACCTTTCCTATTTTTTAGTATATGGGCAACTATTTTTAGTTTGGTTTCGATAGTCCTTGGTTATCCTCTTGTCATTAACTTCTGGGAGACAGGACTCGTGCCACGCCTACCAACCGCTATATTGGCTACAGGCATGATGCTCATTGGGTTCATGGCGCTGAGTTGCGCTTTAATCTTAGATAATGTGAGTAAGGGAAGACATGAATCTAAGCGGCTTTGGTACCTGAGTTATGGACCCGTTACCTCGAGTGATTTAAGGAAAAAGGATAATAATGCTGTATAA